The Vidua macroura isolate BioBank_ID:100142 chromosome 29, ASM2450914v1, whole genome shotgun sequence genome segment GGCAGTCCTGGCCACAGCAACGGGGGCAGGTGCTGccaagctgggagctgctcctcaccTCAGCTGGGAACTCGGGGAGGAAGGGAATATCCATCTTCTTGCACTGGGTGGTTAAACCTTCAAAGAGGGGCTTGCTGGGGCGCTTGGGGTAATACACGGTTGGTTGGTAGCCCTGCAAGAACAGAAAGAACCTGAACTAATCCCACCCTGGCACCAGCAGCGGCCAGAGGAGCGGGACCCTGGAGCCCACAGGTACAGGAGTGTGCAGGGACCAGCACCCTCACGGGGAGCCTGTGGCTGCCTGTGCAAGACTCACAAACATCTTCAGGTGCCGGGCGCAGACCAGCCCATCACCGCCGTTGTTCCCTGGCCCGCAGACCACCAGCACAGCGGGCTGGCTCGTGGTGAAGGAGCTGGGTGGGTAGGCCTGATGGGGGGCAAGAGGCACAGGGTTATGATGGGGAAGTGGGCTGGGATTCGCAAGACCCCCAACTTGGGACTGGGAGGATTCCCAAGATCACCATCTGCCTCCCTGGTGCCCACCTCGGTGGTAGCACAGCTTGGTACACAATGCTACCATCCCCAGGACCCTCCCTTGCCCCCCAGCTTGTCCATGGTGGGGACAGCACTCTGCCTGTAGCGCTGGAACTCTCCCCCAGGACCTCCACCCACCTCCCGGGCACccaccctggcagtgccacagctcaGCCCACGATGTCGGGacccccaccctgctgctggcagtgccacagctcaGCCCACGATGTCGGGACCCCCACATCGTGCCAGGTGCCAGCCCACAGTGCCAGGAGCCCCTTCtgcccccccaggacccccaccTTGGCAATGGCagtggcacagctcagccccgCCAGCTCCATCAGCTGGTCCACGCTGAACTTGTACTCGGTGAAGAGCTCCTGGTCGATAGCCTGGGCCTCCTCCTGCCTAGGGTGGGAGATGGCACCCCTGGGTACCCCAAAACCCGGccaggcccagcctggggggGCTATGACCCCTCGACTTTGCATGACCGGGgtcgggggggggggacacacagagctgagccCCCGCGTACATCGCAGCCCATCCCGGTGTCCTGCCCGAGCCCTCTGCGCCCCTCAGCCCGCCCGCGCCCCGTCCCGGTGCCCCCGCGCACCGCCCGCCTCCCCTCCCGCCGGCCTACCCCAGGAAGCGGAGCCCCGTCGGGCCGGCCCCCGCGCTGGGGACGTGCATGGCGCGGCGGGGAAGGCACCGGCACCGCTCCcgggcccagccccagccccagccgcCGTCCCGgcaccgcccgcccgcccgcgccgccgccaccagcagccccaagcccagcagagcccGCGGGCCCGGCATGCGGCGGGCACGGCCCGGTACGGCCCCGGAGCGGCCCTCGGAGCGGGCACGGCCCGGTACGGCCCCGGTGCGGCCCCCGGAGCGGGCACGGCCCGGTACGGCCCCGGTGCGGCCCCCGGAGCGGGCACGGCCCGGTACGGCCCCGGTGCGGCCCTCGGAGCGGGCACGGCCCGGTACAACCCGGTATGGCCCCGGTGCGGCCCTCAGAACAGGCACGGCCCGGTACGACCCCGATGCGGCCCTGGGAGCGGGCACGGCCCGGTAGGCCCCGGTGCGGCCCCGGTACGGCCCCGGTGCGGCCCCTGGAGCGGGCACGGCCCGGTGCGGCCCCGGTACGGCCCTCGGAGCGGGCACGGCCCGGTACGGCCCCGGTACGGCCCCGGTACGGCCCTCGGAGCGGGCACGGCCCGGTACGGCCCCGGTACGGCCCCGGTAGGCCCCGGTACGGCCCCGGAGCTCCGCGGAGCaggcgcggggccgccccggggcGGAGCGCCCTTCACCGCCCGGCGGGGCCCGACCGGGGCCGCGGTTCCTCCGTGCCCCGCCGGACTCCGCGGTCCCTCCAGCCCCTTCATTTCCTCGCCGGGGCCCCGACACACACGGGACGGCAGAAGGGGAGCGGGgttgtgaaaaacgccaatcactggggtttttaaatttttttttttttaagtttaataataataagatggttataaaaatagtaatacggttagagtaataaaaatttagagttaggacaattacaagacagtaaaaagcaaagaattacggatgtccggatgctctcgggcacttaagccacgacaagcatgcctggtgaacaaaggaataaccttaaaagcaatagcctgttgcatattcatacatctcatacatgatgcataaattccttgcaaattttttgtggtttttgtcaacttcttctccttaatcctggtggttccataaagacggagagaaggtggaagaatgtttgttttttctgataaggaggctgtaactctttatGGGCCCCGTCCCTGTcatctctgtgcaaagaatttcttgattatctcatctctttcttgagctagttaaaaagtatcttacatagtatagtttctatcTTAACATTGCGTTataacttaaaaatacatttaacacacttcttgagagaattaatacagcgtaactttccaacattacacatataatattcattgcaacatttgcgaaaagccaatcataaaatatgcatttttcacaggggTTAAAACCGTGTTGGCTCAACggcccaccccccccccccagcctccGAGGCCCCCCCAGAAACGGCGTTTCCCCGGTGTCCTCCTGGTCACACGAGGCTGCAGACGAGGGACAGAGTCCCGGTCCCCGTGcgaggtccccggcggggccaGCAGCcggcagcagtggcagtgggGTCGTCGTCAAGGCTGCAAGGTCACGGAGGCATCACGGGGAGCAGGGGTGTGCAGCAGGATGCAAAATGGAATAATgaaatcacagagtcacaggaagggatcttaaagcccatctcatcccagccccctgccatgggcagggacatcttccactgtctccaagccctgtccaacctggccttggacactgccagggatggggcagccacagcttctctgggcaccctgtgccagggcctgcccaccctcacagggaacaatttcttcccaatatcccaccaaaccctgccctgtggcagtgggagccattcccccttgtcctgcacttcaggcccttgtccaaagtccctctccagctctcttggaggcCCTTTAAGCACTGgaaggcaggagtgggcaggagGTTCATACCAAGGTGCTGGAAACCACTCTTAGATCTGCTGCCCCATCCATAGGGTGCAGTTTTGGTGTTGGCTACGAGGTGCCAAAATCCCCAGCCCCTGTGACTTTTGCCTTGGGGTCGTGTCCGTGCTaagacacagctctgctggggtcTTCACTCCTGAACCCTCCCCTCAGAGGACACTCAAACCTCCCTTGCCCAGTCCCCCAAGGCACCACCTACCTCTCCGGAGGCCTCGGAGGGAGGGTTTGGCGGTTTTGATGCCCCGTGGAATGCGGTGCGAGACCCCCCGGCCTGGGCTCACTGGAGAAGCGATGTTCTGGTTGTCTGTGGTACTTGTGGAGCTGGAGGCCCGCATGGGGTGGCTTGGCCAGGGGCAGGGGGCTCGTGATCCTCGTGCTGAGAGACAAGTGAACCTCATGTGGGGGTTCTGGACAGCGCCTCTGGCAAACTCTCCCCGGTCACATTGTGACTGAACCCTCCCTAGGATCCAGCTGGAATGACCCTGAATGCACTCCCAGAATTATGTATCTTTAAAAATCTCTGGATTTTCAGCGTTAAACAGGAGAAGTCCCTTGTGCTGCAGAGGTATTTGGGTGTCAGGAGCTCTACTGAGGTGCCTCCCCCTTGCCCACCCACCTGTTAGCCTGGGGCTCACTGTGATaccctggagctgagctgggaccATCATCatcctccccagagc includes the following:
- the NAXE gene encoding NAD(P)H-hydrate epimerase, which encodes MPGPRALLGLGLLVAAARAGGRCRDGGWGWGWARERCRCLPRRAMHVPSAGAGPTGLRFLGQEEAQAIDQELFTEYKFSVDQLMELAGLSCATAIAKAYPPSSFTTSQPAVLVVCGPGNNGGDGLVCARHLKMFGYQPTVYYPKRPSKPLFEGLTTQCKKMDIPFLPEFPAEAAFIDELYGLVVDAIFGFSFTGAVREPFGSILGTLERVTVPIASIDIPSGWDVEKGKADGLQPDMLISLTAPKKAAMHFTGRYHFLGGRFVPPALQEKYALNLPAYPGTDCVLQLT